Sequence from the Mytilus galloprovincialis chromosome 10, xbMytGall1.hap1.1, whole genome shotgun sequence genome:
GGCCTGCCTCACCAAAAACACCTCATTTAGCCTTCCACATTGATTTACTTCGCTGGTTAAATGGTTTATTGCTTGAGTGCCATGTATCTGTGAAGGGGTTTTGTGAAGCTTTAAAGGCTAGGCAACCAAAGCTGTACAAGATGTTGGTCACAAAAGAGGTTAATTAATTAAGATTCCATACTAATGAgatttatagtttgttgttaaACCCTAAGCATATTCTATTGCTAAATAACTTATAGaatgcattacaaaaaataaCTTACACAATTTACATTTGAAAGGATGAAAAATACCAATAAGATTATATGTCTTGCAAAAGTTAGATAATTATGTTGTCAACTTGTTTATAAaggataaaatatttttttacactattatatataaaatgatgtggtgtgattgccaataagacaactattcacaatCGATAAAATTACTCAGAAATTAATGACTAAATGTCACGGTACAGCTTTAAGGTTTTGGTTGGTGgtggtgaattttttttttctttttcattataaTCCATGGAGCCACAATTGTGTGatcataaatttaatttttaactttACTTGTAGGGAAAAGAAATTTATAAGAGTTTGATGGCAGAAACTATTCACCAATTTCGTCAGTTTGTATACCAAATGGactatttaacaaataattttcCAGATCTAGATGATGGTTGTACCTGTCCAGCTTGTTTTGAGGTATAATTGGTATAATGTCCTAGATTaagttaattttaataaaatatttgccacaggaTAAAAGATATAATCAATAGTCCACATGcaacacaataaacaaaaataggaACAACAGTCAATCAATTACTGTGTCTTTAAGAGGGTGTCCATagaaaaaccaggcagtggatggcacatgacatattttgttttcatttttttttcatctacttCATATGACAAATTCATTCCttctcaaagttaaattttgttttttattaactgcaacaaataaagaggaaaaaaatacatagaaagcactgaaaattcattgaaaaggggagataactcttcattttgtacaaaattttgttgcatagtgatttttaaaatcattttctgagccatccactgttgattcatAAATTTCTCTcacatatatatcctttgtatgatagaaatattgcattggaaccaaaaattcTTAATAATACAGTGATCTATCAATTTCTTTTGTTATTGTCATCACTTTGAAACAGCTTTTCAAGGTTTGGGACTGAAATGATGTGTAACACACCTACATTTATTACTTAGTAAGAACCCATTTCTACTTAAGACACTCTTTAAATGATGTAGACGTaattagtttttatttattttaaatacttatttgtttatttattgcataattatttttaattatcagGTGCACTTTTGgacaatttttattataattgtaaattaaacactaaacatttcttttttagaCAGAAACCAGTATCTTTTGTTTTGATGCAGACTTTCAATTAGTACGGAAATCTTCATCTGGTAACCACTGGCTTGAACCAAAACACAAAGATAATTTTTTCGTCCAACAGGAATTGGTAgatgatttcataaaaaaatatgacactccaaaaatagaaaaggtattttgtgtttgatattttatttatttaccatAGGTGGTTCCCtggggcccaggccccccttaTGTGcgaaaaattggttgattatagaagtatagggaattactgaagcacTCAGCCCCctcccctttatgaaaagttctggctGTTTACATTATAGACTGCTATTTCTGTGATATAAATATTGCCTAATTCATGAAAACTGGTAAAAATACAATTGAATTGGTTTGATAAGAACTCTttgacaaacaataaaaaaaatggtctCCTCCAGTTTTATCCATCATACAGGGTAAAAATTGTAGCCACTTATGAAATAAGGTAAGCAATTTTCCATAGAAGCAATCAAAGAGATCTGCATATATTTTTAAACCCTTTTGCACCCGTTCATACTAGCTAATTAAAGTTCCATAAGTTCCATTATATGTTTAATTGAAATGCCTTATGAATTCTGGACATTAAAATCAAAGATAAAGGTTTCCAAATTCCTTCAAATTTAGGACTATTACATTTGAGGAACAATATATTTTAGGTGTTTATTTTAAGTACATTTGAGAgatactaaataaaaaataatcaatgcTTTGAAAAACAGCAAGTAGTAAGAAAAAGATAAGAGTTTGCTagctttcatatttattttcaggAATGCAGCGATTTCCAAGCAGGAAATGACTTAAGATCCAAAGCAAAAAACAAGAAATTGTCGGAAACCACAGTCTTTGGAGCTACCTGTAGGCACGATTACCCTCAGAAGTTTTTTAGTTTAAAACATGGTGAAAAGTTAGTTATATTGTAGATAATATTTAGAGAGTGCAATTTTTAGGACTTACTTCCTGCGTGTGTTTTCAGATTTGCATGTCATTTGATCTCCTACCCATATCAGGAAAATGTCTTTGTTTAAGGTAATTGAACAAATGTTGTGGtcatatcaacttgaaacttacaaCATGTAatcattaaaatgtgaacttttaACATATATGGCTACTGTATGAAAGGTTTTTGTTGCTCATGACATACTGGTAAACATAAATTAAATGAGAATGGTATTCACTGGTAAATTAGGAGGAATATGAGAGAAAATGATTACCTGTACAGTAATGAAAAAGGGATACATGCAGTTAGAATTGGAATTTAATTAAAGATAGGAAACcaattttttgtcatttcagaacacttttctcttttttattttgtagactGGGATATGCTGTTTTTTTGATAGAACTACTTTTAAGTGCCAACAAAGACAAACACCTCCACATCTCCTATGATATTGCATGTTTGTTAAAAAGACATTTAGAGGTTTGTCATTTGTACTGTTTATAGTTTGGGCAGTAATATAATGTAGAAAATACTAGAAAATTACATACAAATCTTAAAACttcataaaataattacaaaaaattaagCCATGCACAGCCTGGTaagaaatgtttattattttttttcaacatagtAATATTTAACCAAATTTATACAAGACAGTAAAATCtgtatgtaataaaattttaaaacataatgaCAAAGAGAGGTTGCAAACTTATTGCAGTTCTGCATCTGATATTATAGAAATGTTTCAAGGATTTCCTTACATTATTTGCTGGGTgtcatttaaaaattttacaaaaaaaagtattagTCACTGACATTCATTTCTCACATGATGTATAGTCTAAATCCCTTAAACTTTACATATCATATACCAAATCATGACATCTAGTTTTATTAATTAGTTATTCAGTAATTGGAATCAAGATccttgaaactttaaaatacaaatgtttacaGGAGTCTTATTGccattcaaaacatttttttttcagaaagcaGGGCGAAACGACATTTTACAAAAACTCACATTTTCAATACCAATTTTCCACTGCTATGGACACAGTATTGCATGTCAAGTAAGATAatataatttcaaatgttttgttaaGCTATTTGTTGGTTCAGTGCATATTGtatatgtaatgttaactagAACCCTCAAAACTTTTTGAGGGAGCTTGGGGGatgaaaaaagtgtatgtcaaCCATTTGTCGATTACAAGCATAGAATCAAtcattctttataaaaaataatgccTCCCTTTTATAGTTTGGTTTAATATAAAAATTTGcatggaaaataaactgaaacatacctgactttttattttttcatttttttaaagtgtacagtaaaaatgttgattttttaaacccCTTCCCTCAAGTGTACATTTTGTGCACTTTGAAAAATGGATGACCCCTTAGTATTTATTATACTAGAATGGCTTGTAAAGTTTTCCAATATATGTTAACCTGCACAAAAAAAAGTATATCAAGTTTTAAGACCAGATATGTTGTTTATATGTGATTTTCTCTTTTCTTAGCAACATTTCTAATTTGaggattttttaatataaaaaaaacttggtattcataaataaatgacacagatttttattattgtaaGACATGTGTCTAcaata
This genomic interval carries:
- the LOC143050002 gene encoding uncharacterized protein LOC143050002, whose protein sequence is MHGAFIGYAPPTKPWKGRKHDMCTTDYMKDIVVIDDKGRQHLRTIQFCSCEEEAITLLSYNLWPASPKTPHLAFHIDLLRWLNGLLLECHVSVKGFCEALKARQPKLYKMLVTKEGKEIYKSLMAETIHQFRQFVYQMDYLTNNFPDLDDGCTCPACFETETSIFCFDADFQLVRKSSSGNHWLEPKHKDNFFVQQELVDDFIKKYDTPKIEKECSDFQAGNDLRSKAKNKKLSETTVFGATCRHDYPQKFFSLKHGEKLGYAVFLIELLLSANKDKHLHISYDIACLLKRHLEKAGRNDILQKLTFSIPIFHCYGHSIACQILYGPRRTKNHGLTDGEGIERLWSYLGGFSSITKAMTPENRTDLLTDGLIYFGQKIRDKLDCTLVMKLQRAKKIEENSDVALKEILSTVHDKVIGNDKIIQWIHTQNNDAAIKLNKTDEYVLSLQRYYRIGNEQLDDKFKEEKERLEKTLSAFEKKNKTSRLHQTDENYNKDLKIVKEKQKNL